In Mycolicibacterium mucogenicum DSM 44124, the following are encoded in one genomic region:
- a CDS encoding AAA family ATPase, which produces MLTGARGSGKTTSARAAYDELAPDFERAAWITGTAADSRVPFGAFERLFTVPETGRTVQVLRAAREALGTELLLVVDDGHLLDRLSASLVYQLAVSGAARVIVTAESNQSLPEGISTLVRDRLVVPVTADGPVSPVASPAADPQPALDSDGVVGRLRRAVRALDGGDALPVAELAAAADDALRLGDLELAERLGRAALPAGGLATRVTLSYALAWQGRGLDADAVLAEVDAAALTEPALMMWALPRAANQFWMLSEPERATAFLRTVRSRVQTPAAQVTLEALSATFAMNAGNLNRAMQLADSVLSSPDPSDTAIGWAASAAALSCARTGRLAEVDAFAERALAAGQPGLLRFTSGFGQTTALLLTGEPEGAQQLAQELIDFTQSQQPGRAIGEVLLADVLIARGELDPAIELLQDAAKALGRTGYSWGPLAWMLLARALGQRGATAEAGRALARAEARHGLKSMLFAPELALARAWTNAARRDRHGAIAAARDAFRAAERGGQSAVALRALHDAALLGDVRAADCFGRVGVDCAFARQAHAVAAEVAAERS; this is translated from the coding sequence CTGCTGACCGGTGCCCGCGGGTCCGGCAAGACCACATCCGCGCGGGCCGCATACGACGAGCTGGCGCCCGACTTCGAGCGCGCAGCCTGGATCACCGGCACCGCGGCCGACTCCCGGGTGCCGTTCGGCGCCTTCGAGCGGTTGTTCACGGTGCCCGAGACGGGCCGGACGGTTCAGGTGTTGCGCGCGGCGCGAGAGGCGCTCGGGACCGAACTGCTGTTGGTCGTGGACGACGGACATCTGCTCGACCGGTTGTCGGCGTCGCTGGTCTACCAGCTCGCCGTGTCGGGAGCGGCCCGGGTCATCGTCACGGCGGAATCGAATCAGTCTCTGCCCGAGGGCATTTCGACACTCGTACGGGATCGGCTGGTGGTACCGGTGACGGCCGACGGGCCGGTTTCTCCCGTCGCGTCCCCCGCTGCTGACCCGCAGCCGGCGCTGGACAGCGACGGCGTCGTCGGCCGGCTGCGGCGCGCAGTGCGGGCACTCGACGGCGGTGACGCCCTACCTGTCGCCGAGCTGGCGGCCGCGGCCGACGATGCCCTCCGGCTGGGCGATCTCGAACTGGCGGAACGGCTGGGGCGGGCCGCGCTGCCGGCCGGCGGCCTGGCCACCCGGGTGACGTTGAGCTACGCGCTGGCCTGGCAGGGGCGCGGCCTGGACGCCGATGCCGTGCTGGCCGAGGTCGACGCGGCCGCACTGACCGAGCCCGCGTTGATGATGTGGGCGCTGCCTCGCGCGGCCAACCAGTTCTGGATGCTGTCCGAGCCCGAGCGCGCGACGGCCTTCCTGCGCACCGTCCGCAGCCGGGTCCAGACGCCGGCGGCGCAGGTCACCCTGGAGGCGTTGTCGGCGACGTTCGCGATGAACGCCGGCAACCTCAACCGGGCCATGCAGCTGGCCGACTCGGTGCTGTCCAGTCCTGACCCGAGCGACACGGCCATCGGCTGGGCGGCATCGGCGGCGGCGCTGAGCTGTGCCCGCACGGGCCGGTTGGCCGAGGTGGACGCCTTCGCCGAGCGCGCGCTGGCCGCCGGGCAGCCGGGGCTGTTGCGGTTCACCAGTGGGTTCGGGCAGACCACGGCCCTGCTGTTGACCGGTGAGCCGGAGGGAGCTCAGCAGCTGGCGCAGGAGCTGATCGATTTCACGCAGTCCCAACAGCCCGGGCGCGCCATCGGGGAGGTGCTGTTGGCCGACGTGCTCATCGCCCGGGGCGAGCTCGACCCGGCGATCGAATTGCTGCAGGACGCGGCGAAAGCGCTGGGGCGCACCGGATATTCGTGGGGCCCGCTGGCGTGGATGCTGCTGGCGCGGGCGCTCGGTCAGCGCGGGGCGACCGCCGAGGCGGGCCGGGCACTGGCCCGTGCCGAGGCCAGGCACGGCCTGAAATCGATGCTGTTCGCACCCGAACTGGCGCTGGCCCGCGCCTGGACCAACGCGGCGCGGCGGGACCGGCACGGCGCGATCGCTGCCGCCCGCGATGCGTTCCGCGCCGCCGAGCGCGGCGGCCAGTCAGCGGTGGCGCTGCGCGCATTGCACGACGCGGCGTTGTTGGGCGACGTCCGGGCCGCGGACTGTTTCGGCCGAGTCGGCGTCGACTGTGCGTTCGCCAGGCAGGCTCACGCCGTGGCGGCGGAGGTCGCCGCCGAACGCAGCTGA
- a CDS encoding TIGR00730 family Rossman fold protein, which translates to MTTENAYAVCVYCAAGPRHPELLTLAGDVGRAIAARGWTLVSGGGNVSAMGAVADGARENGGRTIGVIPKKLVHRELADVNASELIVTDTMRERKQIMEDRSDAFIALPGGIGTLEEFFEAWTAGYLNMHDKPLVMLDPHGHYDGLLAWLHTLVDSGYVQQEALDRLVVVKDVDEAMAACAPRDIAH; encoded by the coding sequence GTGACAACCGAAAATGCCTACGCCGTCTGTGTCTACTGCGCCGCCGGTCCCCGTCATCCCGAATTGCTCACCCTCGCGGGCGATGTCGGCCGGGCGATCGCGGCGAGAGGCTGGACGCTCGTGTCCGGCGGCGGCAACGTCTCGGCCATGGGCGCCGTCGCCGACGGAGCCCGCGAGAACGGCGGCCGCACCATCGGCGTCATCCCGAAGAAACTGGTGCACCGTGAGCTGGCCGACGTGAACGCCAGCGAACTGATCGTCACCGACACCATGCGCGAGCGGAAGCAGATCATGGAGGACCGGTCCGACGCCTTCATCGCGCTGCCCGGCGGCATCGGCACCCTCGAGGAGTTCTTCGAGGCCTGGACTGCCGGCTACCTCAACATGCACGACAAGCCGCTGGTGATGCTCGATCCGCACGGCCACTACGACGGCCTCCTGGCCTGGCTGCACACTCTGGTCGACAGCGGCTACGTCCAGCAGGAGGCGTTGGACCGGCTGGTGGTCGTCAAAGACGTCGATGAGGCCATGGCTGCTTGTGCGCCGCGTGACATCGCTCACTAG
- the fadD6 gene encoding long-chain-acyl-CoA synthetase FadD6, giving the protein MSDETSRTGVGLLDIAKQLPGFLSDAPVILRGLITGFGASPTAKTSIGKVFQERAEANKDKVFIKFDDQRITYGQANATVNRYASVLAAKGVGPGSVVGIMLRNSPDAVLLMLATVKCGAVAGMINYNQRGNVLAHSLGLLGAKVLVTESDFHEPVIECGADAELTKGLMSVEELREQAVGQSTANPVGTSQILAKEKAFYIFTSGTTGLPKASVMTHYRWLRALGGFGGLGLRLNSSDTLYCCLPLYHNNALTVATSSALNAGAALALGKSFSASRFWDEVIKYDATAFIYIGEICGYLLNQPPKPTDRAHKVRVIAGNGLRPAIWDEFTSRFGIKRVCEFYAASEGNTGFVNVFNIDKTTGICPSPVVYVEYDLETGEPARGPDGRLRKVKRGEPGLLLSKVNNLQPFDGYTDKAASEKKLVRNAFKDGDVWFNTGDLMRSQGFAHAAFADRLGDTFRWKGENVATTEVEAALGADDQVEECTVYGVEVPGCGGRAGMASVQLRDGAEFDGARLAKAGFEHLPAYAVPLFIRIVPELAHTSTFKNQKVDLRKQGYGDEVKDPIYVLAGRDEGYVPFYPEYPAEVKDGKKPR; this is encoded by the coding sequence ATGAGTGACGAGACATCACGCACCGGCGTCGGGCTGCTCGATATTGCTAAGCAACTGCCCGGTTTTCTGTCCGACGCCCCGGTGATCCTTCGGGGCCTGATCACCGGCTTCGGTGCCAGCCCGACGGCGAAGACGTCCATCGGCAAGGTGTTCCAGGAACGCGCCGAAGCCAACAAGGACAAGGTCTTCATCAAGTTCGACGACCAGCGCATCACCTATGGCCAGGCCAACGCGACGGTGAACCGCTACGCGTCGGTGCTCGCGGCCAAGGGCGTCGGCCCCGGCTCTGTGGTCGGCATCATGCTGCGCAACTCGCCCGACGCCGTCCTCCTGATGCTGGCGACGGTCAAGTGCGGCGCGGTCGCCGGAATGATCAACTACAACCAGCGCGGCAACGTCCTGGCGCACAGCCTCGGCCTGCTCGGCGCCAAGGTTCTGGTCACCGAGTCGGACTTCCACGAGCCCGTCATCGAGTGCGGTGCCGATGCGGAGCTGACGAAGGGCCTCATGTCGGTCGAGGAGCTGCGCGAGCAGGCCGTCGGCCAGTCGACCGCCAACCCGGTGGGCACCAGCCAGATCCTGGCCAAGGAGAAGGCGTTCTACATCTTCACCTCGGGCACCACCGGCCTGCCCAAGGCCAGCGTCATGACGCACTATCGCTGGCTGCGCGCCCTCGGCGGGTTCGGTGGGCTGGGGCTGCGCCTGAACAGCAGCGACACCCTGTACTGCTGCCTGCCGCTGTACCACAACAACGCACTGACGGTGGCGACGTCCTCGGCCCTCAACGCCGGTGCGGCGCTCGCGCTGGGCAAGTCGTTCTCCGCCTCGCGGTTCTGGGACGAGGTCATCAAGTACGACGCCACCGCGTTCATCTACATCGGCGAGATCTGCGGCTACCTGCTGAACCAGCCGCCCAAGCCCACCGACCGGGCACACAAGGTCCGGGTCATCGCCGGCAACGGACTGCGCCCCGCGATCTGGGACGAGTTCACCTCACGCTTCGGCATCAAGCGGGTGTGCGAGTTCTACGCCGCCAGCGAGGGCAACACCGGCTTCGTCAACGTCTTCAACATCGACAAGACCACGGGCATCTGCCCGTCGCCCGTCGTCTACGTGGAATACGACCTGGAGACCGGCGAGCCGGCCCGCGGCCCCGACGGCCGGCTGCGCAAGGTCAAGCGCGGCGAACCGGGCCTGTTGCTCAGCAAGGTCAACAACCTGCAGCCGTTCGACGGCTACACCGACAAGGCCGCCAGCGAGAAGAAGCTGGTGCGCAACGCCTTCAAGGACGGCGACGTCTGGTTCAACACCGGTGACCTGATGCGGTCGCAGGGCTTCGCGCACGCCGCGTTCGCCGACCGGCTCGGCGACACCTTCCGGTGGAAGGGCGAAAACGTGGCCACCACCGAGGTCGAGGCCGCGCTCGGCGCCGACGACCAGGTGGAGGAGTGCACCGTGTACGGCGTCGAGGTGCCGGGCTGCGGCGGCCGCGCCGGCATGGCGTCGGTGCAGTTGCGCGACGGCGCCGAATTCGACGGCGCCCGCCTGGCCAAGGCGGGCTTCGAGCACCTGCCCGCCTATGCGGTGCCGCTGTTCATCCGGATCGTGCCCGAGCTGGCGCACACCTCGACGTTCAAGAACCAGAAGGTCGACCTGCGCAAGCAGGGCTACGGCGACGAGGTGAAAGACCCGATCTACGTGCTGGCGGGCCGCGACGAGGGCTACGTGCCGTTCTACCCCGAGTACCCCGCCGAGGTGAAGGACGGCAAGAAGCCGCGTTAG